tgcatcagccggagcatgatcagaggaaagccaaagaagacaaggctgatagaaaagaagaaaagaagaaagaacaaaagggaaaggaagttcagatgaaagaaagcatcattccaagcatggatgaggaacctcaaattcttttaaaggaagaaatgatgaagaatcacatccctccacctttcccccaagctttgtatggcaccatcatacaaagcaagtctcaagggagggatgcaaacttcatatgggatccgggcaagctaaatccggatccaattttttttttatggacttagtctttctaaagactagctagtccatatctttttgttttatttttaaacttgttttaattttgatttcttgctttaattttattttggtttgatttaacttagttttttttttttttttttttttttttatgatcttgctatgggggctgttttgggacaaagagtcttgctttatgactctaagctttatcttttacaaaaaaaaaaaaaattgaaatcaaggtggacgggtcctttcataattcatgaagtgcatcccaacggagtggtggaaatattcaatcccacaggcaatcaaaccttcaaagtcaatggccatcgtctcaagccattcttagagccttacagtacagacaaggaggagatcaatctccttgaaccaccacaaatctgagggaaagcagggtatcatgggctaaataagtccatgaattttttgttatagttttatagttatattagtatttttatttctttatattttaatttttctttaatcttagtttattttgtcttaattcaagtcaattttcatgataaatttcagaaaaaaatcatgaaaggtgAGGAGAGCTCGTCAAAAGCAGCCAAGGGGAGAAAAACCAAGGAAACAGAGCACCTAATTTCAAGGTgccaaattttcgcacacctgatttcaaggtgcgaaaatttcgcacaccctaaAACCAAGGTGCAAAATCCTTGGGCCAAAGGAAgcaattttcgcacaccccaatttcaaggtgcgaaaccaattccaaggtgcgaaatccgtTTTCAAGGTGCAAATTTCCTAAaatccaatttcgcacaccactgtggaaggtgcgaaaattttcgcactgtgcgaaatcccctcctggcacacgagtgccattttcgcacacctcaagctaattttcgcactgtgcgaaacagtgtgcgaaaatttcgcacaccactgttcaagGTGCAAAAATTTCACACACctcatttcaaggtgcgaattccacTGTCCAAAGGgggccattttcgcacacctaaaTCCAAGGTGTGAAATTTCCagtccaaggtgcgaaaatttcgcacggtaaaattttcagctctaaaaattttaaactgacttttaaattaaaattttacccccgaaattgtccctaacgtccaaaaacgacttttcggttgccttggaaaattttaaaacatcagaAACCTCTTAAACCTCATTCCTATATAAACCCTTGAGGTCCAGAAGCTCAACAGTCTCCCCCGCGCGCAACCTGAGAAACCTCTGGAATCCCGAAGGGTCATCTACCTCCATTTCAGCCATGGCGAAGACCAGAGGAGGCCTTTCCGGCTCCCCATCCTCACCGACACCTCGACCACATCGAGCCGCCATGGGAGCCGCACCCTCGCCACCTGTTCAGGCCCCGgccattcccccatctgagggAGAACCTCCTTCTCAGCGTCGATACCCCACCAGGAGGCCACCCACGGACCCTGTGCCACCCGCCGACCGAGACCAGAGACCTGCTCCTCGACCCCCGGCCAAGAGAACCAAgttctcgggtcctggagagCCATCCCACGCACCTCAGCCAGAGCCAGCTACAGAGGAACCTCGGATTCCAGTGGACATGCCTCCCGAGGCCattatcaggcgtcccatgatagcTGGACCGCCGATAGAGGGCAACTTGGATTGCAGAGATCGATCCTTCCACTCCGAGACCTATTTTGAtatagaggccctcagacagcagccagagctcagagattcattccgactgctgcagaggtatcacatggagcatcttctcactcctaggcaattctactatcccagagtagttttagatttttatcaatctatgactactcgaggcCTCCGCAATCCTACTCTCATCCAATTTACCATAGACGGACgccagggtgccattggagctcgccacattgctgaggccctccaTATACCTTATGAGCCCGTGTTTCaggaagctcccgtgtcaggatggagatttccaagccatgaatgtaagtagctgagcaccataaatgttttcattcaaagtaaagcttttaatccctctgacttgctttgaatggccaatacttgataagcttttggtctcagtggattcttattgttagatcttcgttagttatctcctacgagccattgtattgcaagtcgatgagatgacctatatcattaaaaggg
This DNA window, taken from Vitis vinifera cultivar Pinot Noir 40024 chromosome 2, ASM3070453v1, encodes the following:
- the LOC104882561 gene encoding vegetative cell wall protein gp1-like — translated: MGAAPSPPVQAPAIPPSEGEPPSQRRYPTRRPPTDPVPPADRDQRPAPRPPAKRTKFSGPGEPSHAPQPEPATEEPRIPVDMPPEAIIRRPMIAGPPIEDMVSGPGIYPPGFGGIHH